A stretch of DNA from Granulicella pectinivorans:
CCCAGTCGTCCTCAGCCAGACCGTCCTCAATCGAAACGATCGGATACTGACGAACCCAATCCTCCCAGAACGCCGCCATCTCGCCCGAAGTCTTCTTCGATCCATCCGACTTCTTGAACACATACAGCCCCGAAGCCTTGTCGTAGAACTCGCTCGACGCCGGATCCAGCGCAATCGAGATCTGCTCGCCCGGCGTATACCCGGCCTTCTCGATCGCCTCCAGAATCAGCTCGATTGCCTCGGCATTCGACTTCAGGCTCGGCGCAAACCCACCCTCATCGCCCACCGCGGTGTTGTAACCCTTCTTCTTCAACACGCCCTTCAGCGTATGGAACACCTCGGTGCCCCAGCGCAGCGCATCCGAGAACGTCTCCGCGCCCACCGGCATCACCATGAACTCCTGGAAGTCCACATTCGAGTCCGCATGGCTTCCGCCGTTGATGATGTTCATCATCGGAACCGGCAGAATGCAGGCATTCACGCCACCAAGATACCGGTACAAAGGCATCTTCAATGCCGTCGCCGAGGCCCGCGCACACGCCATCGAAACCGCGAGAATCGCGTTCGCACCCAGCCGCGACTTGTTCTCCGTACCGTCGATTGCGATCATCGTCGCGTCGATCAGCCTTTGGTTCGCCGCGTCCATGCCCGTCAGCTCCGGCGCAATCGCCGTCTCGACGTTCTCCACCGCGCCCAACACGCCCTTGCCGAGATAATGATCCTTATCTCCGTCCCTCAGCTCCACGGCCTCATGTTCGCCGGTCGAGGCACCACTCGGCACCGCCGCGCGTCCCATCGCTCCGCCACTCAGCGTCACATCGGCTTCAACAGTCGGATTCCCTCGCGAGTCGAGGATTTCACGTGCACGGATCGAAACAATCTCAGTCATACCACTCCCATAGTCACTTGCAGAATTTTGTTGGCCCGCCGAGATCACCCGATGCGCCAGCCTGTCGTTCAACCGCGGCCTACGATCGACCGCAATCGGCCCCCGTGCCCCTCCGATTGTCTCTACCAGCTCCATCGCCACCCCGTTCTAGCTGCATTCTACCAAACAGAAATGAACAGAACCTCCTATTGAAATCTCTCCCACGGGAGGTGACACCCCCGATTCCCCGCTCCCGAATCCCCACCACATCCGCAACAGAACCTCGTACCCTCGTGTCTAAGCTTTACGTACGATCCAGCACTCCCGAGGAAGACCATGAAACTCACGACCGCTGCCGCCGTCCTCGCTCTCTCCCTTCCCGTCGCGCTCTCCGCGCAAACCAGCGGCGTGTCCAACCCGCCCCCAGATACCGAGACCGTCACCAAACAGCAAAGCGCTCCCATCGATCCCGAGCTTCCTCCCGGCTACCAGCCCACGCCCGTAGCCTCCCAGCGCCGCGCGATGACGCCGTCCACAGACCTCCCCCCCGTCACCGCCCCTGCGTCCCAGTCCGAGACCTACGCCCCCTACCGCCCCGCCACCCCGCCGTCCGACGCCCCCCAGGGCCTCGCCGGCACTCCCGTCCCCAACCCCGACGGCATGATCGTAGGCGACCCCGGCCCCCGTGCCGCCGCCTTCCCCTCCAACATCCTCCTCAAGGCCCGCGTCCTCGAAACCCTCTCCACCTCCGTCAACCACGCAGGCGACCCCTTCTCCGCCATCGTCACGGAACCCGTCTACCAGAACAACCACCTCCTCATCCCCGCCGGCTCTACCCTCGAAGGCCGCCTCACCGAGGTCCATGGAGGCCATCGCATCCGCGGCGCCGCCGCCCTCCACCTTGAGCCCCACCGCATCATCCTGCCCGACGGCTCCCACTACGACCTCCACGCCCAGCTCATCGATACCAGTCAGTCCTTCGCCACCCGCATCGACTCCGAAGGCACCCTCTACCGCCGCGACCATATCAAGGAAACCGTAGCCGCCCTCGGCATCGCCACCGGCACAGGAGCCGTCGCAGGAGCCGTCATCGGCGGCGGAGTCGGCGCAGGCGTAGGTGCCCTCGTCGGTGCCGGAGTAGGCACCGCATGGTGGCTCAAGCAGGACCGCCAGACCGTCCTTCCCAAGGACACCAACCTCATCTTCACCCTCAACGAGCCCATCACCATCGCCTCGATCGCCCGATAAAGACAACACAAACCAAACAAGAAAGGGCGCGGCAACAAGCCGCGCCCATCGTATTGCCCAATCAAACTGAGCGAAGCGAAGAACCCCGTATTCAATATCTACCCAGGGCCTCGTATCGATGACTGCCCGGGTATTCCGTCTTCGCCTTGGTCTCTCTTTCCCGCTTTTCCCGCCTTTTCCCCACAATCTTTTGCCTGTTTTTACGATCGAACCCCAGCCAGCAACCTCTTCCAGTTCTTCTGATTCTTCCGGAAGCTCTTCTTCAGATCTTCAAGGATCCGCTCAAAGTCGCTATGCCCGCTCAGCTTCCGCCAGGCCGGATTGATCGAGAACCACGGATAGTTCTCATTCCCCAGATAGATCGCCCGCCTCAACCAATGCAGCGCCTCCGACTCATCCCCGTCCAGCGCAAAGTAGGTCGCCAGCCGGTAAGCCATCTCGCTATCCGCCTCCGCCGCAGACAACGTCTCATCCACAATGAACGTAGCTGCCTTATCCCTCTCCCCCAACTGCACATAGCAAAGCGCAATCGTCGGATAAAGAATCCGCAGCGAGTGATCCTCCCGCGCCACGCTCTCCAGCGTATCGATCGCCCCTGAAAGATTCCCCAGCCGCATCTCCTGGTAGCCCTTTGAAATCCGCAGCAAAGGCTGTTTCGGCTCCAGCGTCAGGCCTTTATCGATCTCATCCCCGGCGAGCTCCAACTGGTTCTGGTACTGATACACCCTCGCCCGGTGGTTGTAGATCAGCGCCGCATTCGCCGGATTCATGTGCAGGGACGTATTGAACTGGTCCAGCGCCTCTTCATACATGCCATCCGCCCGCAGCGTGATCCCCGCGACCAGATGCAC
This window harbors:
- the eno gene encoding phosphopyruvate hydratase, with translation MTEIVSIRAREILDSRGNPTVEADVTLSGGAMGRAAVPSGASTGEHEAVELRDGDKDHYLGKGVLGAVENVETAIAPELTGMDAANQRLIDATMIAIDGTENKSRLGANAILAVSMACARASATALKMPLYRYLGGVNACILPVPMMNIINGGSHADSNVDFQEFMVMPVGAETFSDALRWGTEVFHTLKGVLKKKGYNTAVGDEGGFAPSLKSNAEAIELILEAIEKAGYTPGEQISIALDPASSEFYDKASGLYVFKKSDGSKKTSGEMAAFWEDWVRQYPIVSIEDGLAEDDWDGWKLLTDQIGDVCQLVGDDLFVTNTKRLQQGIEAKVGNSILIKVNQIGTISETLEAIELARRYGYTSIISHRSGETEDTFIADLAVGTGAGQIKTGSASRTDRIAKYNQLLRIEEELGQAAAFLGLEALNVG